Below is a genomic region from Sutterella megalosphaeroides.
GGCGCGCGCAAAGACGCGCTCGAAAGCCTCGACGCCGGGCGAAGACGCACAGGCGACGACGTGCAGGGGAAGGGGCGAAGCGGAAGACGTCGGGGCGGTCATGGCGGGCGGTAGGGTTGGGGGGCAGGGAGCGGGAGAGAAGAGGCGTGCCTTCGGCACGCCCCATGAAAAACGAGGATTCCCTCGCGGGAATCCTCGTCGGACTACGGCCGGGCCGATCAGTGCTTCAGAGGCTTGAAGCGCAGACGCTTCGGCTGGCAGGCTTCGTCGCCGAGACGACGACGCTTGTCGGCTTCGTACTCGTTGTAGTTGCCGTCGAAGAACACCACCTTCGAATCGCCTTCGAAGGCGAGGATGTGCGTGGCGATACGGTCGAGGAACCAACGGTCGTGCGAGGTGACGAGCGCGCAGCCCGCGAACTCGAGGAGCGCTTCTTCGAGCGCGCGGAGCGTTTCGACGTCGAGGTCGTTCGACGGTTCGTCAAGCAGGAGCACGTTGCCGCCCGCAAGAAGGGTCTTGGCAAGGTGCAGACGACCGCGTTCGCCGCCCGAGAGCGTGCCCACGATCTTCTGCTGGTCGGCGCCCTTGAAGTTGAAGCGGCCGAGGTAGGCGCGGCTCGCCATCGTGAACTTGCCGACCTGCAGGATGTCGTTGCCGCCCGAGATCGCTTCGAACGCGGTTTGGTCGTTCGGAAGCGAATCGCGCATCTGGTCGACGGCGGCGAGACGCACCGTCGGCCCGATCTTGATTTCGCCCGAATCGGGCTGCTCCTTCCCGGTGATCATCTTGAAGAGCGTCGACTTACCGGCGCCGTTCGGACCGATCACGCCGACGATGGCGCCCGGGGGAATCGTGAACGAGAGATCGTCGATGAGGAGACGGTCGCCGAACCCCTTCGAGACGTGATTGAACTCGATCACGTTGTTGCCGAGGCGTTCCGCAACGGGAATGAAGATTTCGTTCGTTTCGTTGCGCTGCTGGTATTCGACGCTCGAAAGCTCTTCGAAGCGCGCGAGACGAGCCTTCGATTTCGCCTGACGGCCCTTGGGATTCTGGCGAACCCATTCGAGTTCGTGCTTGATCGCCTTCATGCGGGCGTCTTCCTGACGCTTTTCGAGTTCGAGACGCTTTTCCTTCTGGTCGAGCCACGAGGAGTAGTTGCCCTTCCA
It encodes:
- the ettA gene encoding energy-dependent translational throttle protein EttA, whose protein sequence is MAQYVFTMNRVGKIVPPKRQILKDISLSFFPGAKIGVLGLNGAGKSTLLKIMAGVDKDIEGEAIPMPNIKIGYLPQEPQLDPAQTVRQAVEEGMGEVMQAQAKLDAVYAAYAEPDADFDALAAEQARLEAIIAAAGTNAETQMEIAADALRLPPWDAVIGNLSGGEKRRVALCRLLLSRPDMLLLDEPTNHLDAESVEWLEQFLHRFPGTVVAVTHDRYFLDNAAEWILELDRGEGIPWKGNYSSWLDQKEKRLELEKRQEDARMKAIKHELEWVRQNPKGRQAKSKARLARFEELSSVEYQQRNETNEIFIPVAERLGNNVIEFNHVSKGFGDRLLIDDLSFTIPPGAIVGVIGPNGAGKSTLFKMITGKEQPDSGEIKIGPTVRLAAVDQMRDSLPNDQTAFEAISGGNDILQVGKFTMASRAYLGRFNFKGADQQKIVGTLSGGERGRLHLAKTLLAGGNVLLLDEPSNDLDVETLRALEEALLEFAGCALVTSHDRWFLDRIATHILAFEGDSKVVFFDGNYNEYEADKRRRLGDEACQPKRLRFKPLKH